From the Halorhodospira halophila genome, one window contains:
- the mutM gene encoding bifunctional DNA-formamidopyrimidine glycosylase/DNA-(apurinic or apyrimidinic site) lyase, translated as MPELPEVETIRRGLEEHLVGRALQRVVVRQPRLRYPVPAGLEAAVAGEPVVALERRAKYLLIRLAGGAWLLLHLGMSGSLRLVAATDAPGRHDHVDLVLDDGRALRLTDPRRFGCLLLGEGDPEAHRLLSRLGPEPLGPAFDGAYLHRAARGRRVAVKAFLMDATVVVGVGNIYANEALFRAGIRPDRAAGRIARVRYERLAGAVREVLEAALAAGGTTLRDFTDGAGRPGYFAVDLSVYGGSSCPSCASALRQLRVAQRGTWFCPRCQR; from the coding sequence GTGCCTGAGCTGCCCGAGGTGGAGACCATCCGCCGTGGCCTGGAGGAGCACCTGGTCGGACGGGCGCTGCAGCGCGTCGTGGTGCGCCAGCCGCGGTTGCGCTATCCCGTCCCGGCCGGGCTGGAGGCCGCTGTTGCCGGCGAGCCGGTGGTGGCCCTGGAACGCCGCGCCAAGTACCTGCTCATCCGCCTCGCCGGTGGCGCCTGGCTGCTGCTGCACTTGGGCATGTCCGGGAGCCTGCGCTTGGTGGCGGCGACCGATGCGCCCGGGCGGCATGACCACGTCGATCTGGTGCTCGACGACGGCCGCGCCCTGCGGCTGACCGACCCGCGGCGTTTCGGCTGCCTGCTCCTCGGCGAGGGCGACCCCGAGGCCCATCGGCTGCTCTCCCGCCTGGGGCCCGAACCGTTGGGGCCGGCGTTCGACGGCGCGTATCTGCACCGCGCCGCCCGGGGGCGCCGGGTGGCGGTGAAGGCCTTCCTGATGGATGCCACCGTGGTGGTCGGGGTCGGGAACATCTACGCCAACGAGGCGCTCTTTCGTGCCGGGATCCGCCCGGATCGCGCCGCCGGGCGCATCGCGCGGGTGCGGTACGAGCGCCTGGCCGGGGCCGTGCGGGAGGTTCTGGAGGCGGCGCTGGCGGCCGGTGGCACCACCCTGCGCGACTTCACCGACGGCGCGGGGCGGCCGGGGTATTTCGCCGTCGATCTGTCGGTCTACGGCGGCTCCAGCTGCCCGTCCTGCGCCAGTGCGCTGCGCCAGCTCCGGGTGGCGCAGCGCGGGACCTGGTTTTGCCCCCGCTGCCAGCGCTGA